One window of Cataglyphis hispanica isolate Lineage 1 chromosome 12, ULB_Chis1_1.0, whole genome shotgun sequence genomic DNA carries:
- the LOC126853540 gene encoding uncharacterized protein LOC126853540 — MEDAPTIALDSTVRSLNSSYSKESKDSMNSESKPESCLESKHSKDVLISEKQQRQHQHPKGASENRQDLQAISETKDDSNLLMFTSCGQLLLGIILVVFGILALVHGASLGGSGAGLWAGAGALVAGALGVVATLATSSTKTNSAFASAHLASSLIALALSNMAAITALTAVVRDSQRSSEVSFFNLSSDDSDVMQVDSGLAGLLASIGLLVASVAELLVSGYSCLTLTPKLCGCLRNNITDEATSDGHLKTRNMVHQWVIAQNHVPIKNQQPPIYMVQPMPMSMHPMIQPPYGMPPPAPGKFPLGAFVPAGSLSIATPTTYGALPMLSHMPPYVGRPPSQMLRSKQKRQPLADQEELEIKRQIEIKNEASKRMSSIDENQMDLAQTYTGLDKRISEEFISIAMDPDRKSKASSHYGSEIGTAKTF; from the exons ATGGAGGACGCACCGACGATCGCGCTCGATTCCACAGTGAGAAGTCTAAATTCAAGTTATTCGAAGGAATCGAAAGATTCGATGAATTCGGAATCAAAGCCGGAGAGTTGTCTAGAATCGAAACATTCGAAAGATGTTCTTATCTCAGAGAAACAACAGCGGCAGCATCAACATCCAAAGGGCGCATCCGAAAATCGGCAGGATCTGCAGGCAATTTCTGAAACGAAGGATGACTCTAATCTACTCATGTTCACGTCCTGCGGACAATTGTTGCTCG GCATCATTCTAGTCGTTTTTGGGATTCTGGCGCTCGTCCATGGCGCTTCCTTGGGTGGTTCTGGTGCAGGGCTCTGGGCAGGTGCAGGTGCTTTAGTGGCCGGTGCACTAGGAGTAGTTGCAACGTTAGCAACGTCTTCCACCAAAACAAATTCCGCTTTCGCATCCGCTCATCTTGCGTCTAGCCTGATTGCCCTTGCTCTTTCAAACATGGCCGCTATAACGGCCTTGACAGCAGTCGTCAGGGACTCGCAGAGGTCATCGGAAGTGTCCTTTTTCAACCTCTCG AGTGATGACAGTGACGTGATGCAAGTAGACAGTGGTTTAGCAGGTCTGCTGGCGAGCATTGGCTTGCTAGTGGCCAGTGTAGCGGAGCTATTGGTATCCGGTTATAGTTGTTTAACCTTGACACCAAAGTTATGCGGTTGTCTACGAAATAACATTACGGACGAAGCGACGAGTGATGGTCATTTGAAGACTCGCAACATGGTTCATCAATGGGTCATCGCGCAGAATCATGTGCCTATTAAGAACCAGCAGCCACCGATCTATATGGTGCAGCCGATGCCGATGTCAATGCATCCGATGATTCAG CCACCCTACGGTATGCCACCACCAGCACCAGGAAAGTTTCCGCTTGGAGCATTTGTACCTGCTGGATCTCTTTCGATCGCTACACCGACGACGTACGGTGCCTTACCTATGTTGTCCCATATGCCTCCATATGTTGGACGACCGCCATCTCAAATG TTGCGGTCAAAACAAAAACGACAACCGCTTGCGGATCAGGAGGAACTGGAAATAAAGAGACAAATTGAGATTAAGAATGAAGCTTCGAAGAGAATGTCATCGATTGACGAGAACCAAATGGATCTGGCGCAGACTTATACGGGATTAGACAAGAGAATTTCCGAAGAGTTTATTTCGATCGCAATGGATCCAGATAGAAAATCGAAGGCTTCCAGTCATTATGGCAGCGAAATCGGAACtgcaaaaactttttaa